Part of the Pelagicoccus enzymogenes genome is shown below.
TACCGTTTGCTTCCCACCGCAGATAAATGAACGACTCCTCCCAGCACTGCCTCGTCCTCCCCGACATCCACCAAAACATCGATTGGGCGGAAGCCGTCTTGCAAAAAGAAGCCCCCGCCGCGGATCGCATCGTGGTGCTCGGCGACTACTTCGATACCAAGGTCGAAGCGGCAGCAGACGTCGCCCAGACCTGCCTCTACCTCTCCCAACTCGAAAAACGCTACGACGCCCCCTTCACCTTCCTCGTCGGCAACCACGACCTGCCCTACCTCTACGACCTGCACCACCAGCGCCGCCCCGACGCCAGCGATTGGAACCCCTATTTCAACGGAGCCTACAAACCCTACCTCTCCGAAAGCATCCAAGGCCACCTCGCGCCGCAATTCCTGCGCAAACTCGAGCCTTTCGCTTTCGCCCAAGGCTGGATCCTCTCCCACGCCGGCCTCCATCCGCGCCACTTGGCATCGCCCGACTCCGCGGGCCTGCAAGCGCTCTACGACGCACTCAAGCCGCAGGTTCTCCGCCTTCCTTCCGACAAACCGCAAGCCCTCGCCGCCGTCGGAGCTGCCCGCGGCGGAACCGACGCGCACGGCGGCATCGTCTGGCAGGACTGGTTCAAGGAATTCGAGGACGCGCTGCCATGGCCGCAAATAGTGGGTCACACCCTCATCCCCGAACCGAACCAAAAGGGCCGTAGTTGGGACCTCGATACGAAAAACGGAAGCTACGGCATCCTTCGCGGCGGGGAACTTGAAATCCGCTCCCACCCCAAAGAGTAGCGCGCTACACCCCGCTTCCCCCAATCGAGGGATACAGATCCGCTTGCCCTCTTCCCCGCCAATTCGTGAATTGGGTAAACGCACATCCAACGCGCTCCGCTCCAACGCCCACCCCAAACATTCTCCATCGCCCATGACGCTCGCAACCTTCGCTCCGCGCCTTCTCCGCCTTTCCAGTCTCGCCGCAGCCCTCCTGCTTAGCGCCTCCCCGCTCGCCGCCAAGCCCGCCGGCTACCTCTTCGCCACCTTCAAGGGCGAGCAAACGCCGCTCACCGAGCAAATCTACTTCGCCACCAGCCATGACGGCCGCAGCTGGAAAGCCCTCAACGGAGGCGAGCCGGTGCTCGTCAGCGAGCAAGGGGAAAAAGGCCTGCGCGACCCCTACCTGCTGCGCTCCCACGACGGAGAAAAGTTCTACATGGTCGCCACCGACCTGAACATCAACCTCAACCCCGACTGGGGCCGGGCCGTCACCGCCGGCAGCCACAACGTGGTCGTCTTCGAGTCGACCGACCTCGTCAATTGGTCCGAACCCCGCCTCATCGCCGTCGCCCCCGAGGACGCCGGCTGCACCTGGGCCCCCGAGGCCATCTACGACGAAGAAAACGAAACCTACATGGTTTTCTGGGCCTCCACCACCGCCCGCGACGACTTCGCCAAGCACCGCATCTGGGCCGCCCGCACCGACGACTTCAAAACCTTCGGCGAGCCCTTCGTCTTCATCGAAAAGCCCACCACCGTCATCGACACCACCATCGTCAACGACGGCGAAAACTACTACCGCTTCACCAAGGACGAGAAGTACAAGAGCATCACCATGGAAACCGCCCCCCGCCTCTCCGGGCCCTGGAGCGACGTATCCGATTTTTCACTCGCCCACCTGCAAGGCTACGAAGGTCCGGAGGCTTACCGGCTCGACGCCCCCAGCGATGGCGAACCCGGCCAATGGTGCCTCATCATCGATCGCTATTCCCAAGGCACCGGCTACCAGCCCTACGTCACCTCCGATCTCAACTCCGGCCAGTTCGAGCCCGCCGAAGGCTTCCAGTTCCCCTTCCACTTCCGCCACGGCTCCGTCATCCCCCTCAGCGCCGCAGAGCTCGAGCGAGTAGAGTCCCACTGGGGCACCAGCTCCCCGTAGGAGCGACCTTGGTCGCGATCCCCGGCCACGACACCTTCAAGCTCCACAACAAGCGCTCCCCCAAAAGACTTTCCCCTATTCGGGGGATGGACGCTTTTCCACGCACCTTGTATCCTCCCCAGACCACGGGTTTCCGACGACAAGTGGAACGACTCCCCTTGCCCGCCCGCCTCCTCGACGAGGCGCAGCGCAGGGAGAGGAGGCGAGCCTCGGAAACCACCCCGTCTTCTAACCACATCAGCCCTGCAACCCCTCGAAAAATGGCCAACGCCACCAAAACACTTTTCACCGTCTCCGCAGCCCTCGCTTCTTGCTTTTGCCTCTCCGCAAACGACCTCAGCGAACTCAGCTCCCCGGAGGTCTTCCAGATCAACCGCGAGGCTCCGCAAGCCAACTTCACCCGCTTCGCCAGCAGCGACGCCAGCCAGGAGCGAGCAGACTCGCCCTACTACCGCTCCCTCAACGGCGAGTGGAACTTCCACTGGTCTCCCAAGCCCGCGGACCGGCCCATCGGTTTCGAAGCCCCCGCCTACGACGTCTCCAGCTGGGACACCATCCCCGTCCCCAGCAACTGGGAACTCGAAGGCCACGGCATCCCCATCTACACCAACCTCGTCTATCCCTTCCCCAAGAACCCGCCTTTCATCGACGCCTCCGACAACCCCGTAGGCAGCTACCGCCGCGAGTTCACCGTACCCGCCGATTGGGACGGCAAAGACATTTTCCTCAGCTTCGGCGCCGTGCGCTCCGCCTTCTACCTCTGGATCAATGGCCAGCAAGTCGGCTACAGCGAAGGCAGCAAGACCGAGGCAGAGTTCAAGGTGAACGAGTACCTCAAGGAAGGCTCCAACACCCTCGCCCTCGAAGTCTACCGCTGGTCCGACGCCAGCTACATCGAGGACCAAGACTTCTGGCGCCTCAGCGGCATCGAGCGCGACGTCTGGCTCTACGCCACCAACCCCGCCACCCTCAAGGACCTCAGCGTCACCGCCAACCTCGACGACGCCTACCAGCGCGGCCTCTTCTCAACCGCCTTCGAACTCACCAACAGCAGCGGCAAACCCCAAAAGCTCACCCTCTCCGCCACCCTCAAGGACGGCGAAAAAGCCGTCGCCACCTTCCGCAAAACCGTAAAGGTCGCGGCCAAAGGAAGCGAAACCCTCACCTTCGAGAAGACCGTTCCCAACGTCCGCAAATGGACCGCCGAAACGCCCGAGCTCTACACCCTCACCGTTAGCGTCACTCCAGAAAACGGCGACCCCGAAGTCACCCAGCTCGACGTCGGTTTCCGCCGCATCGAGATCAAGAACGCCCAGCTCCTCGTCAACGGCAAGGCCGTCTATCTCAAAGGCGTCAACCTGCACGACCACCACCCCGTCAACGGTCACGTCATGGACGAGAAAATGACGCTCAAGGACCTGCAGCTGATGAAGGAAAACAACATCAACGCCATCCGCTGCAGCCACTACCCCAAGGAAGATTCCTTCTACACCCTCTGCGACCGCCTCGGCTTCTACGTCGTCGACGAAGCCAACATCGAAGTCCACGGCATGGGCACCACCAACCAAGGCAAGTTCGACGAATCCGTCCACCCCGCCTACCTACCCGAGTGGAAAGGCGCCTTTATGGACCGCACCTACCGCATGTACGAGCGCTCCAAGAACCACCCCTCCATCATCATCTGGTCCCTCGGCAACGAAGCAGGCAACGGACAAAACCAATTCGCCGCCTACGACTGGCTGAAAGAAGTGCAAGACACCCGCCCCGTGCAATACGAAGGAGCCACCCACTACTCCAACAGCGATCTGCAGGTACCCATGTATTGGCGTCTCCACGACATGATCAAGTACGCCGAAGAAACGCCCGAACGCCCGCTCATCCAGTGCGAGTACTCCCACGCCATGGGCAACAGCGTCGGCAACTTGCAAGACTACTGGGACGTCATCGAGTCCTACGACATCATGCAGGGCGGCTTCATCTGGGACTGGGTCGACCAAGGCCTGCTCGCCCACGACGAAAACGGAAACGAGTACTGGGCCTACGGCGGCCACCTCGGCGGAGCCCACCTGCAGCACGACCAGAACTTCTGCCTCAACGGCCTCATCAACGCCGACCGCAGCGCCCACCCCGCCCTCTACGAAGTTAAAAAGGTCTACCAGTTCATCAAGTTCCGCGACTACGATCCTAAAACCCAAACCGTAG
Proteins encoded:
- a CDS encoding metallophosphoesterase family protein yields the protein MNDSSQHCLVLPDIHQNIDWAEAVLQKEAPAADRIVVLGDYFDTKVEAAADVAQTCLYLSQLEKRYDAPFTFLVGNHDLPYLYDLHHQRRPDASDWNPYFNGAYKPYLSESIQGHLAPQFLRKLEPFAFAQGWILSHAGLHPRHLASPDSAGLQALYDALKPQVLRLPSDKPQALAAVGAARGGTDAHGGIVWQDWFKEFEDALPWPQIVGHTLIPEPNQKGRSWDLDTKNGSYGILRGGELEIRSHPKE
- a CDS encoding glycoside hydrolase family 43 protein, which codes for MTLATFAPRLLRLSSLAAALLLSASPLAAKPAGYLFATFKGEQTPLTEQIYFATSHDGRSWKALNGGEPVLVSEQGEKGLRDPYLLRSHDGEKFYMVATDLNINLNPDWGRAVTAGSHNVVVFESTDLVNWSEPRLIAVAPEDAGCTWAPEAIYDEENETYMVFWASTTARDDFAKHRIWAARTDDFKTFGEPFVFIEKPTTVIDTTIVNDGENYYRFTKDEKYKSITMETAPRLSGPWSDVSDFSLAHLQGYEGPEAYRLDAPSDGEPGQWCLIIDRYSQGTGYQPYVTSDLNSGQFEPAEGFQFPFHFRHGSVIPLSAAELERVESHWGTSSP
- a CDS encoding glycoside hydrolase family 2 TIM barrel-domain containing protein — encoded protein: MANATKTLFTVSAALASCFCLSANDLSELSSPEVFQINREAPQANFTRFASSDASQERADSPYYRSLNGEWNFHWSPKPADRPIGFEAPAYDVSSWDTIPVPSNWELEGHGIPIYTNLVYPFPKNPPFIDASDNPVGSYRREFTVPADWDGKDIFLSFGAVRSAFYLWINGQQVGYSEGSKTEAEFKVNEYLKEGSNTLALEVYRWSDASYIEDQDFWRLSGIERDVWLYATNPATLKDLSVTANLDDAYQRGLFSTAFELTNSSGKPQKLTLSATLKDGEKAVATFRKTVKVAAKGSETLTFEKTVPNVRKWTAETPELYTLTVSVTPENGDPEVTQLDVGFRRIEIKNAQLLVNGKAVYLKGVNLHDHHPVNGHVMDEKMTLKDLQLMKENNINAIRCSHYPKEDSFYTLCDRLGFYVVDEANIEVHGMGTTNQGKFDESVHPAYLPEWKGAFMDRTYRMYERSKNHPSIIIWSLGNEAGNGQNQFAAYDWLKEVQDTRPVQYEGATHYSNSDLQVPMYWRLHDMIKYAEETPERPLIQCEYSHAMGNSVGNLQDYWDVIESYDIMQGGFIWDWVDQGLLAHDENGNEYWAYGGHLGGAHLQHDQNFCLNGLINADRSAHPALYEVKKVYQFIKFRDYDPKTQTVEISNGYDFTSLSDFQVSWTLLENGEPIARRSLPVLDIAPGESRRIKLDTPAFDASDAEYLLNLSASLSVKKPLLSVGTELAAEQFALSAPQFASPSPQPSSEASLQETNSELIVSGPHFEATFHKQTGALSALSYSGKQILKEALKPNFWRAPTDNDFGYHMTKTHAVWKQATESPANATLAHKSLGNGSVQVTATHQLAAVDASLEIVYTISGDGSIVVENKLRGVSDKLPDLPRFGNNVILHEAFSNAAWYGRGPFENYSDRKTAAFLGNYASKVEDLLFAYGRPQENGYRTDTRSLALTNKDGVGILVQAIDRPFGFNARHQYESDFDPGVEKAQRKTSDIFHRPLVSLNIDHSQMGVGGDNSWGYRQHDQYLIAPEDLSYSYKISPVQN